One window from the genome of Candidatus Binatia bacterium encodes:
- the nthA gene encoding nitrile hydratase subunit alpha translates to MSVDPSAKQTDEEHGHPHPRHELSYHAKRIYAIRELLLEKNVITREDIQTQIDYQEARSPANGAKLVARAWTDPKFKARLIADPKAACAEMGIDATSLNEFVVLENTEKVRHMVVCTLCSCYPRPILGRPPDWYKSFNYRARAVNDPRGVMREFGLEPGPDVEVRVHDSTADIRYLVLPLRPAGTETLSEQDLAKLVTRDSMIGVVDALPAVPGSKKTS, encoded by the coding sequence ATGAGCGTCGATCCATCGGCAAAGCAGACGGACGAGGAGCACGGCCATCCGCACCCGAGGCACGAGCTGAGCTATCACGCGAAGCGCATCTACGCGATTCGCGAGCTGCTCCTGGAAAAGAACGTGATCACGCGGGAAGACATTCAAACGCAGATCGATTATCAGGAGGCGCGCTCGCCGGCGAACGGCGCGAAGCTGGTGGCGCGCGCCTGGACGGACCCGAAGTTCAAGGCCAGGCTCATCGCCGATCCGAAAGCCGCCTGCGCCGAGATGGGCATCGACGCGACGAGCCTGAACGAGTTCGTGGTGCTAGAGAACACGGAGAAAGTCCGCCACATGGTGGTGTGCACGCTGTGCTCCTGCTATCCGCGCCCGATTTTGGGCCGGCCGCCGGATTGGTACAAGAGCTTCAACTACCGGGCCCGCGCGGTGAACGATCCGCGCGGCGTGATGCGGGAGTTTGGTCTCGAGCCCGGGCCGGACGTCGAAGTGAGAGTGCATGACAGCACGGCCGACATCCGCTATCTGGTGTTACCGCTGCGCCCGGCTGGAACCGAGACATTGAGCGAGCAGGATCTCGCCAAGCTCGTCACCCGGGACAGCATGATCGGAGTCGTGGATGCGCTGCCCGCGGTCCCAGGGTCCAAAAAAACCTCTTAG
- a CDS encoding nitrile hydratase, producing MPRGHHDIGGTTRDAGPINRAEHQLEDWEIVADAVNQALGARGIKRTDELRRAREQMDSELYRSLSYYERWIASMESILIEKKILTHEEIDRKVAEIEKKWGEP from the coding sequence ATGCCGAGAGGCCATCATGATATTGGAGGCACGACGCGCGACGCGGGTCCGATCAACCGCGCCGAGCACCAGCTCGAGGATTGGGAAATCGTCGCGGACGCGGTCAACCAGGCTCTGGGCGCAAGGGGGATCAAGCGCACCGACGAGCTCCGGCGCGCGCGCGAACAGATGGACTCGGAGCTTTACCGGTCGCTCAGCTACTACGAGCGCTGGATCGCCAGCATGGAGAGCATTCTGATCGAGAAAAAAATCCTCACGCATGAGGAGATCGACCGGAAGGTCGCCGAGATCGAGAAAAAGTGGGGCGAGCCGTGA
- a CDS encoding energy transducer TonB: MNAIRASLVPFLIVSSAFHLLLALSWYARYDAQPAIENIPVKILPPPPEEKPAPQASREAPARSRRPPAQIAKKSVPVAPAPQEPDKTPSKLDEKDRIPEQPLPPKPRRLENETIVQRPLPTLKDLLPPVYSAYSEAGRSARGAIPLNSQDPRYVSYLTSVKQAIEIVWIYPEIAKRYRLRGKVLIEFAILANGQLEGIQMLRSSGSSVLDEEAIRALRAAAPFRALPAQIGTRLPISASFEYVDDRLKYSFAP, translated from the coding sequence GTGAACGCGATTCGCGCCTCGCTGGTTCCCTTTCTTATCGTCTCCAGCGCTTTTCATTTGCTGCTGGCCTTGAGTTGGTACGCTCGCTACGACGCGCAGCCGGCGATCGAGAATATTCCGGTCAAGATTCTTCCTCCGCCGCCGGAAGAAAAGCCGGCGCCGCAAGCTTCCCGAGAGGCGCCTGCGCGGTCTCGGCGACCGCCGGCGCAAATCGCGAAGAAATCTGTGCCCGTCGCCCCGGCGCCGCAAGAACCGGACAAGACTCCCTCGAAGTTGGATGAGAAAGATAGAATTCCCGAGCAGCCGCTTCCGCCGAAGCCGCGCCGGCTCGAGAATGAAACGATCGTCCAGCGGCCTCTGCCGACTCTAAAGGACCTACTGCCTCCGGTGTACAGCGCCTATTCCGAAGCGGGCCGGAGCGCGCGCGGCGCCATCCCGCTCAACAGCCAGGACCCTCGATATGTTTCGTATCTGACCAGCGTGAAACAGGCGATCGAGATAGTATGGATCTACCCGGAAATTGCAAAGCGCTATAGGCTACGTGGAAAAGTGCTGATAGAGTTTGCGATTCTCGCCAACGGCCAACTGGAAGGGATTCAGATGCTTCGCTCGTCGGGGTCTTCAGTGCTGGACGAGGAAGCGATACGGGCCCTTCGCGCTGCAGCGCCTTTTCGCGCCCTGCCCGCGCAGATCGGAACACGGTTGCCAATCAGCGCCAGCTTCGAGTACGTCGACGATCGGTTAAAATACAGCTTCGCTCCTTGA
- a CDS encoding SH3-like domain-containing protein, whose protein sequence is MSESSGRFKPGDRVRVRAEDRPGHIRTPFYIRGKTGWVERAHGEFRNPESLAFGGDGLPKRPLYLVGFHQREVWEKYAATKDKLFIDIYEHWLDPA, encoded by the coding sequence GTGAGTGAGTCTTCCGGCCGATTCAAGCCCGGCGACCGCGTGCGCGTGCGCGCGGAGGACCGGCCCGGTCACATCCGCACGCCGTTTTACATTCGCGGCAAGACCGGCTGGGTCGAACGGGCGCACGGCGAGTTTCGCAACCCCGAGTCGCTCGCGTTCGGCGGAGACGGACTGCCGAAGAGGCCGCTCTACCTGGTCGGATTTCATCAGCGGGAAGTTTGGGAGAAGTACGCCGCGACCAAGGACAAACTTTTCATCGACATCTACGAGCATTGGCTCGATCCGGCCTGA
- a CDS encoding Phenylacetic acid catabolic protein, producing MVKREYEPGSIHKESEMTPEYRATLLKLLADQAKAELFASHTYSKWVRKAPGPDEKVHLADIAREETEHWYGTVKLLQGLGVSHSDARNYESRQWFYNIVHLMIPRYSWLDILMMTFLIDRGAFLLVEDFTQSSYAPWAKFCRAVLDEELGHVDFGNNFVKSQVEKYGADAVQRALNKWWRVALNMFGPPRTENTDLYIRLGFKYRSNEERRELFRRDCERQILELGLKVPKLYRESFPFL from the coding sequence ATGGTGAAGCGCGAATATGAGCCGGGCAGCATCCACAAAGAAAGCGAGATGACGCCGGAGTACCGCGCCACTTTGCTCAAGCTGCTCGCAGACCAGGCAAAGGCCGAGCTGTTTGCGTCGCATACCTATTCGAAGTGGGTGCGAAAGGCGCCTGGGCCCGACGAGAAGGTGCACTTGGCCGACATTGCCCGCGAGGAGACGGAACACTGGTACGGCACCGTGAAACTGCTCCAGGGGCTCGGCGTCAGCCATTCGGACGCGCGCAATTACGAATCCCGCCAATGGTTCTACAACATCGTGCATCTCATGATCCCCCGCTATAGTTGGCTCGATATCCTGATGATGACCTTTTTGATCGATCGTGGCGCCTTTCTCTTGGTCGAAGACTTCACCCAGAGCAGCTACGCGCCATGGGCGAAGTTCTGCCGCGCCGTCCTGGACGAAGAACTCGGCCACGTGGACTTCGGCAATAACTTTGTGAAGAGCCAGGTCGAGAAGTACGGCGCCGACGCGGTGCAGCGCGCGCTCAATAAGTGGTGGCGCGTCGCCTTGAATATGTTCGGTCCGCCCCGCACCGAGAACACGGACCTCTATATTCGTCTCGGATTCAAATATCGAAGCAACGAAGAGCGCCGCGAATTATTCCGCCGCGACTGCGAACGCCAGATCCTCGAGCTTGGTCTCAAAGTACCGAAGCTTTACCGCGAGAGTTTTCCTTTCCTATAA
- a CDS encoding LysR family transcriptional regulator, giving the protein MTLHQLKVFTTVAKIKSFTQAAERLGVRQPSVSLVIKDLEQDLQVRLFEKLGHKINLTAAGDLLMEDAEAILAKAEGLKEKMDELKGLKKGKIFVGASPAVASFFPFVADQFKREFSWVETGLRIDASSSLEKSLLDGELDVAILGRAPKSPLIIGEICYQEDIVAIAPPNHPLTKKASVPLMRIAREPIITDEKGGSLVRELLEERFAKLGIPFTPHMELSPRIGSRDAVRNAVAGGLGISFITKCHVSSDVQAGRLKILKVPDLKLKRSSYIAVHKSRQKSPLVQAFIKVLKKYKGVRPN; this is encoded by the coding sequence ATGACGCTACATCAATTGAAAGTTTTTACCACGGTTGCCAAGATCAAGAGCTTTACCCAGGCGGCCGAGCGCCTCGGCGTCCGCCAGCCTTCGGTCTCGCTCGTCATCAAAGACCTGGAGCAGGATCTTCAGGTCCGACTCTTCGAGAAGTTGGGCCACAAGATCAATCTCACCGCCGCGGGAGACTTGCTCATGGAGGACGCGGAAGCGATTCTCGCCAAGGCCGAAGGGCTCAAGGAGAAGATGGACGAGCTCAAGGGCCTCAAGAAGGGGAAAATATTCGTCGGTGCCTCGCCCGCCGTGGCGTCTTTTTTTCCCTTCGTCGCGGACCAGTTCAAGCGGGAATTCTCCTGGGTGGAGACCGGCTTGAGAATCGACGCCAGCTCGAGTCTGGAGAAATCGTTGCTGGACGGCGAGCTCGACGTGGCGATTCTGGGACGCGCTCCCAAGTCGCCGCTTATCATCGGCGAGATTTGTTACCAGGAAGATATCGTCGCGATTGCGCCGCCCAATCATCCGTTGACGAAGAAAGCCTCCGTTCCGCTGATGCGCATCGCGCGGGAGCCGATCATCACCGACGAAAAAGGCGGCAGCCTGGTTCGCGAGCTGCTCGAAGAGCGGTTCGCCAAGCTCGGGATCCCGTTCACGCCGCACATGGAGCTCAGTCCGCGCATCGGCTCCCGGGACGCGGTGAGAAACGCCGTCGCCGGGGGTCTCGGCATTTCGTTCATCACCAAATGCCACGTGTCGTCCGACGTGCAGGCCGGACGGTTGAAGATTCTCAAGGTTCCGGACTTGAAGCTGAAGCGCAGCAGTTACATCGCGGTGCACAAGAGCCGGCAGAAATCTCCTCTGGTCCAGGCGTTCATCAAGGTTCTTAAAAAGTACAAAGGGGTGCGGCCGAACTGA